A stretch of Telopea speciosissima isolate NSW1024214 ecotype Mountain lineage chromosome 11, Tspe_v1, whole genome shotgun sequence DNA encodes these proteins:
- the LOC122645493 gene encoding calcium-binding protein CML37-like, giving the protein MMRKLEKRSLSANPDCNHLERLFRYFDENGDGKISPTELQSCASAVGSELSAEEAAVVVGSSDSDGDGLLGFDDFVRLMEGDGEEDLREAFGMYAMDGCDFITAKSLKRMLSRLGESKTTRECKGMISVYDLNGDGVLSFEEFRIMMR; this is encoded by the coding sequence atgatgaggaagttggagaagCGTTCTCTATCTGCAAATCCTGATTGCAACCACCTTGAACGGTTGTTCCGGTACTTCGACGAGAATGGTGACGGCAAGATATCACCGACGGAGTTACAAAGTTGTGCGAGTGCTGTAGGTAGCGAGTTGTCTGCCGAAGAGGCAGCGGTGGTGGTTGGATCGTCGGACTCGGACGGTGACGGGTTGCTCGGGTTCGATGATTTTGTGAGgttgatggaaggggatggaGAGGAGGATTTAAGGGAAGCATTTGGGATGTATGCGATGGATGGGTGTGACTTTATAACGGCGAAGAgcttgaagaggatgctgagtcGACTCGGTGAGTCGAAGACGACTCGTGAGTGTAAAGGCATGATTAGCGTCTACGATTTGAATGGTGATGGCGTGCTTAGCTTCGAGGAGTTCAGAATTATGATGCGTTGA